The following is a genomic window from Dama dama isolate Ldn47 chromosome 4, ASM3311817v1, whole genome shotgun sequence.
CCCTTCCGGCGGCCGCAGAGCAAAGGCGGGAGGGTGCGAATCGTGTCCGTGCCCGTTTCCGGGCTCAGGGGGACAGCCTCGCAGTGCGGGTCGTGGCCCTGAGACCAGGGGCGCAGAGCGAGGCGGGAGCGGCGCGGGGCCAGGCCGCCGAGCACTCACGCAGGCCGCCACGTCCCGGCCCGCGGCCGCCAGCAGCTCCAGGGTCTGCCCGACGCCGGGGAAGAGCTCGGGGCTCGGCAGGCTGCTCAGCACGGCCTGGGCGTCGGCGAGGTCGCGGGCCACCCGACGGAGCATCGCACAGGACTGCGGGGACCCGGCTGGAGTTAGACGGGGCGGCGCCCGAGccgccccccaccacacacacaaccccGCCGGCCTCGGGCCTCACCGACGGCCGAGGAGGGTTCCTCTTCTGGCGGATCGAGCAGTTTTGGGGCCCCCAGCTCAGCATCTCTTCTTCCTGCGGGACAAGAGCTGGGGTGATGCAGGGCCTCCTGGCCAGGGCCCCTGGAGCACTGGGACGTCGAGGATTCCTGGGCGTGGATCAGTGGGTCGGGACGGTGGTGTTTTTCGTGTCCCGCACCAGGCTGCGCTCTGATGAGTGAGCGGAGCTGTAATGCTCCCGCGCTCTTTGTGCGGAGCCTATGCCTAGACTTCGAGCCGAGTCCGCCTGGAGGGGGCGTCCCATCTGTGATGCGCTTCGTCTTGTATGACAGACCACCAGAGCCTCAGGGAAGGGGTCGGGGTTCACAGTTCTGGACTCCGAGATCCCCCATGCACCTACTAGACTCTAGTTCGCCAAGGCCCCTCGGGACAAAGACTGGCATCCCTGAGCCTGGcggtgccaggggctgaggggcgGGTCCTCTGAGCATCACTCACATAGTGGTCCCTCAGCGCCTTGACATCCAGCAGCGCCCGGGGGTCCAAGGAGCGATAGTGTGAGAGGAGGCAGCGCTGAGGCTCTGTCACGTCGGGGTCGGCAGCTACACCCGTGGTCGCCAAGACCCACAATCCCACGACCACTGCGACTGCGCCACTCTGCCCCATCTCCGCTCCTGCTGCAGGCGACGGATGTCAGTGAGCCCAAAGAGAAGGCCCTGAGTCCAAGCCCCTGCCTCTGGTTAGACTGGCACAAGGACGGACCCTCACAGCGTGGACGCTGATCACACCCaggggaagaggcagggaggGTCCTGACACCCCTCCTACCCTCAGCCTCTCTCCCCTCACTCCTCACCTGCACTGTGTCTTGGGTTCCTGGCACTGCAGCAGGGCCTGTCTTCCACTGGCCTCTGGGTGGTGTCCAGAGTGGTGCCCACCTGGGTCGGCGGTGCCTGCACCCTCCATGGTGGCTTTTAAGTGTTTTTAACTGAGACCAGTGAGCAACCGGGCTTCCCCGGTGCAGAGTATACTTTCCCAACGTCAGTGCTGGCCATTGATCGGCCCAGAGGGTTGTAGGCAGGGATGTGAGGACTTTAACCCACAGTGGGGCAATGCCAGCAATGATGCCACCCCAGCTAACTGCCAACACTTCCAGTCCCTTTCtatatcctttcactttcatcaccctGGGTGTTGTTATCTCTTTTCTATAATGCCAATTAGCTCTTACACAGTTACTAGGCCCTGTTCCAAGGTACTGATATGTACTCATCTCACTTAATGTTCAAAAAATGACACTGCAAGAATTGTTCTATTATACCTCCAATTTGCAGATGGGAAAACCGTGGCACGGTAAGACGAAGGAACTTCTCCAAGATATGCAGTTCATAATCGGCAGAGGCAGAATTTAAACCTGTTTTCAAACCAGCTTCAAAGATTATCTCTAAGCCATAACTACTGCCGCCCTCCCCCCCATATCTGATTTAGTgcctcctctctttccttttctgtcctcatttcattctgtttctctttcttccctctctagTCACCTCCCCTTTTGTCTCCACCTCTTTGATCCTGTTTTTGTCTTTGTCAGTAACTTCATTTgtttcttattccttttttttcactgagaaatggagtatttcctgccatatcaatagacaaggatgtcacagccatcagtgattCCGGCCCTCTGAAGGTGAATTTCTGAGCCCATGAAGGAGAACAACATCCGGCAGCCACCAAAATTAACCACTCCCTACGGTGAAAGCTGGGGAActcaggatactggccccagatagcggagatgcatatgaaaggaatgatttcagtgagtccaGACTCTTCCATCTTTGCATACAAGGAAAAGCGCTGAATTCCTTAACTTGtggtatctgattttctttaattcacaaaaatacttttgatgttcagactacctaccCCTTGATGCAAATTTCAATGTAACCTGACTCCCtccgcctcccacctcctccaAGTAGTTCTCCCAGGAccacttgagatgctgcctcctggactTAAGTCCTGAAAATTTCCACCGAATAAAATGtaactcaacttttaggttgtgactatttttttagTCAACATCGCAAGCATTCAAgcgtctctgtgtgtctctgtcagTCTCTTTGtttaggtttaaaaataaaatctgctgggctttcctggtggctcagtggtaaagaatcacctgccaatgcaggggacatgggttccatccctggtctggaaagattccgtGTGCTGAGTGACAacaaagcccatgcacctcaactactgagccagtgctctagggccatgctccgcaacaaaaagaaactattgcaatgagaagcctgcacatcgtaactagagagtagccctcactcactgcaactgAAGAAGGCCtgcaaaaaaaacccaacagagtcaaaataaaaataaataaaagggacttccccggtggtccagtggctaatactcTGGGCTCCCAAcgaaggggcctgggttcgatccctggtcagggaactaggtctcaCATGCCATAGCTAAgaccctggtgcagccaaataaataaataaaaatattaaataaataaataataaaacctacTACTTTTCCTGATAAAATTAGTAATGCAGGGTCTTTGGATAATGCCTGAAAAATAGAGACAtgcataaaggagaaaaaagaaatctgtaaatTCACCACCCACCTCACCCTGTCTCGCCTCACCCCAGCTCTGGAACAATTTTTCCAATGTGTAGAAATGTTACATATATtgatttgtgtgtatgttttctgAT
Proteins encoded in this region:
- the LOC133055087 gene encoding interferon lambda-4-like is translated as MEGAGTADPAGAEMGQSGAVAVVVGLWVLATTGVAADPDVTEPQRCLLSHYRSLDPRALLDVKALRDHYEEEMLSWGPQNCSIRQKRNPPRPSSCAMLRRVARDLADAQAVLSSLPSPELFPGVGQTLELLAAAGRDVAACLELARPGSWRRSPPRPGRRPKTRRADSPRCHEATVIFHLLHLLAWDLRLVAHSGPCL